A genomic segment from Bacillus cereus G9842 encodes:
- a CDS encoding DJ-1/PfpI family protein — MKKILLFVYPTFAEFEITVATALLKKKYDIITVGLTKELVISETGLQVQPHIEVSEVRVDEYEGILIPGGEEVQLKDAKTLFSIIRQFHEQEKLVAAICAGPYALAKAGLFKGISYTATIDYQKFDCFPVKNFVYEEVVKHSNIITAQGHAFVAFGIVIASYFGVADEHNTNFYCGKGNVVMEKLLRENV; from the coding sequence ATGAAAAAAATACTTTTATTCGTATATCCAACATTTGCGGAGTTTGAAATAACGGTAGCTACAGCATTGCTGAAAAAGAAATATGACATCATTACAGTAGGTTTAACTAAGGAATTGGTTATAAGTGAAACTGGGTTGCAAGTGCAGCCGCATATAGAAGTAAGTGAAGTACGTGTAGATGAGTATGAGGGGATACTTATTCCAGGTGGAGAAGAAGTACAGTTAAAAGATGCAAAAACTCTTTTTTCAATCATTCGGCAATTTCATGAACAAGAAAAATTAGTGGCGGCAATTTGCGCTGGACCGTATGCGCTAGCAAAAGCAGGCTTATTTAAGGGGATTTCTTATACTGCGACTATAGATTATCAAAAATTCGATTGTTTTCCAGTAAAAAATTTTGTGTATGAAGAAGTTGTGAAACATTCAAATATTATTACAGCACAGGGGCATGCATTTGTAGCATTTGGAATAGTGATTGCCTCTTATTTTGGAGTGGCAGACGAACATAATACAAATTTTTATTGTGGTAAAGGCAATGTAGTAATGGAGAAACTTTTACGAGAAAACGTGTAA
- the hutG gene encoding formimidoylglutamase translates to MEHGHYLKKNAKFIDREVTKWSEMIKDWEEGVEIFGAALIGAPLSKPSISHSGASFAPKTIRAMLDAYSTYAITEEHDMKESVLYDCGDITMHVTDIKESHNRIAKTVGHVTKVNPNMVPIVLGGDHSISFPSITGFTNSKGKVGIIQFDAHHDLRNLDDGGPSNGTPFRSLLENDVITGKQLVQIGIRNFSNARAYHEYAIEHGVTVYTMKDVREREIKDIITESIEVLRKQGVTSIYISLDMDVLDQAFAPGCPAIGPGGMDSTTLLDAIEFLGKEPLVQGMDIVEIDPTLDFRDMTSRVAAQVIMSFLLARETISKRVSI, encoded by the coding sequence GTGGAGCACGGCCACTATTTAAAGAAGAATGCAAAGTTTATTGATCGTGAAGTGACAAAATGGAGTGAGATGATTAAAGATTGGGAGGAAGGCGTAGAAATATTCGGTGCTGCCTTAATTGGAGCACCCCTTTCTAAGCCATCTATTAGTCATTCAGGAGCAAGTTTTGCTCCAAAAACAATTCGTGCGATGTTAGATGCATATAGTACGTACGCAATTACAGAAGAACACGATATGAAAGAAAGTGTCTTATATGATTGCGGCGATATCACGATGCATGTGACGGATATAAAAGAAAGTCATAACCGAATTGCGAAAACAGTTGGTCATGTAACGAAAGTAAATCCGAACATGGTACCAATCGTTCTTGGTGGTGACCACTCGATTAGTTTTCCGAGTATAACAGGCTTTACAAACAGTAAAGGAAAGGTCGGGATTATTCAATTTGATGCTCATCATGATTTACGTAATTTAGATGATGGAGGCCCGTCAAATGGTACACCATTCCGTAGTTTATTAGAAAATGATGTCATTACAGGGAAACAACTTGTTCAAATTGGAATTCGTAATTTTTCTAACGCACGTGCGTACCATGAATATGCAATAGAGCATGGCGTAACAGTGTATACAATGAAAGACGTACGAGAGCGAGAAATAAAAGATATTATCACGGAAAGTATTGAAGTATTAAGAAAACAAGGTGTGACTTCTATTTATATTTCTCTTGATATGGATGTACTAGACCAAGCGTTTGCACCAGGTTGTCCAGCAATTGGGCCTGGTGGAATGGATAGTACGACTTTACTAGATGCGATTGAATTCCTTGGTAAAGAACCGCTCGTTCAAGGAATGGATATAGTAGAGATTGATCCAACTCTTGATTTTAGGGATATGACGAGCCGAGTAGCTGCGCAAGTAATTATGAGTTTTCTTTTAGCGAGGGAAACAATTAGTAAGCGGGTTAGTATATAG
- the hutH gene encoding histidine ammonia-lyase, with translation MITLTGHTLTIEEMKRLLLEGEGVTACPTSMQKVAECREVVEKIVEDGKVVYGITTGFGKFSDVLIQKDDVKALQHNLIQSHACGIGDPFPEEVSRGMLILRANTMLKGVSGVRPLVVNMLLEFVNRKIHPVVPQQGSLGASGDLAPLSHLALVLLGEGEVFYKGKRVHAMVALTEEGLEPIELEAKEGLALINGTQAMTAQGVLSYIEAEATAYQAELIASMTIEGLQGIIDAFDENVHKARGYKEQVDVASRIRDILHDSKLTTKQGELRVQDAYSLRCIPQVHGASWQVLNYVKEKLEIEMNAATDNPLIFDGGEKVISGGNFHGQPIAFAMDFLKVGMAELANISERRIERLVNPQLNDLPPFLSPEPGLQSGAMIMQYAAASLVSENKTLAHPASVDSIPSSANQEDHVSMGTIASRHAHQIIQNARRVLSIEMICAMQAAEYRGIENMSTVTKSFYHQGRQQVPSITNDRIFSTDIENIAHWLKTNYSIKERLDVNAAL, from the coding sequence ATGATTACGTTAACAGGACACACATTGACAATTGAAGAAATGAAGAGATTGTTACTTGAAGGGGAAGGTGTAACAGCCTGTCCAACTAGTATGCAAAAGGTGGCGGAGTGCCGCGAAGTTGTTGAGAAAATTGTCGAGGACGGAAAAGTCGTTTATGGTATTACAACTGGATTTGGAAAGTTCAGTGATGTGCTTATTCAAAAAGATGATGTAAAGGCACTTCAACACAATTTAATTCAGTCACATGCATGCGGTATAGGCGATCCATTCCCTGAAGAAGTATCACGCGGTATGTTAATTTTACGAGCGAACACGATGCTTAAAGGAGTATCTGGTGTTAGACCGCTTGTTGTAAATATGCTTCTTGAGTTTGTAAATCGTAAAATTCACCCAGTTGTCCCGCAACAAGGTTCACTTGGTGCAAGTGGAGATTTAGCACCTTTATCTCATCTCGCTCTCGTATTATTAGGCGAAGGTGAAGTGTTCTATAAAGGGAAACGCGTTCATGCAATGGTTGCTCTTACAGAAGAAGGGCTTGAGCCAATTGAACTTGAAGCGAAAGAAGGTCTTGCGTTAATTAATGGTACGCAGGCGATGACAGCACAAGGAGTTCTTTCTTATATAGAGGCAGAAGCAACGGCGTATCAAGCTGAACTAATTGCTTCGATGACAATTGAAGGGTTACAAGGCATTATTGATGCATTTGATGAAAATGTTCATAAAGCACGTGGTTATAAAGAGCAAGTAGATGTAGCAAGCAGAATTCGTGACATTCTTCATGATAGTAAGTTAACAACAAAACAAGGAGAACTACGTGTACAGGATGCCTATTCACTTCGCTGTATCCCGCAAGTACACGGTGCTTCTTGGCAAGTTTTGAATTATGTGAAAGAAAAATTAGAAATTGAAATGAATGCAGCAACGGATAATCCGCTAATCTTTGATGGCGGAGAAAAAGTAATTTCGGGCGGGAATTTCCATGGTCAACCGATTGCGTTTGCGATGGACTTCTTAAAAGTAGGAATGGCGGAACTTGCAAATATTTCGGAGCGTCGTATTGAGCGTTTAGTAAATCCGCAATTAAATGATTTACCTCCATTTTTAAGTCCAGAACCAGGACTTCAGTCTGGTGCAATGATTATGCAGTATGCAGCAGCATCACTTGTTTCTGAGAATAAAACGTTAGCACATCCAGCGAGTGTAGATTCAATCCCGTCGTCAGCTAACCAAGAAGATCATGTAAGTATGGGAACAATTGCTTCACGCCATGCACATCAAATTATTCAAAATGCAAGACGTGTTCTTTCAATTGAGATGATTTGTGCAATGCAAGCAGCAGAATATCGTGGTATTGAAAACATGAGTACAGTGACGAAGAGCTTCTACCATCAAGGTCGTCAGCAAGTACCTTCTATTACAAATGACCGTATATTCTCAACGGATATTGAAAATATTGCGCATTGGTTAAAAACGAATTATTCGATAAAAGAAAGATTAGATGTAAACGCAGCACTATAA
- the hutU gene encoding urocanate hydratase has protein sequence MEKVQQTIRAPRGTELQTKGWVQEAALRMLMNNLDPEVAEKPEELVVYGGIGRAARNWESYNAIVDSLKTLESDETLLVQSGKPVAIFKSHEDAPRVLLANSNLVPKWANWDHFRELEKKGLMMYGQMTAGSWIYIGTQGILQGTYETFGEAARQHFDGSLKGTLTLTAGLGGMGGAQPLAVTMNGGVVIAIDVDKRSIDRRIEKRYCDKYTESLEEALAIANEYKEKKEPISIGLLGNAAEILPELVNRNIIPDLVTDQTSAHDPLNGYIPVGYTLEEAAKLREEDPERYVQLSKESMTKHVEAMLAMQEKGAITFDYGNNIRQVAFDEGLKNAFDFPGFVPAFIRPLFCEGKGPFRWVALSGDPEDIYKTDEVILREFADNEHLCNWIRMARQQVEFQGLPSRICWLGYGERAKFGRIINEMVANGELSAPIVIGRDHLDCGSVASPNRETEAMKDGSDAVADWPILNALINSVNGASWVSVHHGGGVGMGYSLHAGMVIVADGTEAAAKRIERVLTSDPGMGIVRHVDAGYDLAVETAKEKGVNIPMMK, from the coding sequence ATGGAAAAAGTACAACAAACAATTCGCGCGCCAAGAGGTACAGAGTTACAAACGAAAGGGTGGGTGCAAGAAGCTGCACTTCGTATGTTAATGAACAATTTAGATCCTGAAGTTGCTGAAAAACCAGAAGAATTAGTTGTATATGGCGGAATTGGCCGTGCAGCTCGTAACTGGGAAAGCTACAATGCAATTGTAGATTCATTAAAAACGTTAGAAAGCGATGAAACGTTACTTGTTCAATCAGGAAAACCAGTTGCCATTTTTAAATCACATGAAGATGCACCGCGCGTTCTGTTAGCGAACTCAAACTTAGTACCAAAATGGGCGAATTGGGATCACTTCCGAGAACTAGAGAAAAAAGGACTTATGATGTACGGACAAATGACAGCTGGTAGCTGGATTTACATTGGAACACAAGGGATTCTACAAGGAACATATGAAACATTTGGTGAGGCAGCTCGTCAACATTTCGATGGTTCATTAAAAGGTACATTAACACTTACTGCTGGTTTAGGTGGTATGGGTGGTGCACAACCTCTTGCTGTAACGATGAATGGCGGTGTTGTCATTGCTATTGATGTAGATAAGCGCAGCATCGATCGTCGTATTGAAAAGAGATATTGTGATAAGTATACAGAATCATTAGAAGAAGCATTGGCTATTGCAAACGAGTATAAAGAGAAGAAAGAGCCTATTTCAATTGGATTATTAGGTAATGCAGCAGAAATTTTACCTGAGTTAGTAAATCGTAATATTATCCCTGACTTAGTTACGGACCAAACATCTGCTCATGATCCATTAAACGGTTATATTCCAGTAGGTTATACGTTAGAAGAGGCAGCGAAACTTCGTGAAGAAGACCCAGAACGTTACGTACAATTATCAAAAGAAAGTATGACAAAGCACGTAGAAGCAATGCTTGCGATGCAAGAAAAAGGCGCAATTACATTTGATTATGGAAATAACATTCGCCAAGTTGCTTTCGATGAAGGTTTGAAAAATGCTTTCGATTTCCCAGGATTTGTTCCAGCATTTATTCGTCCATTATTCTGTGAAGGAAAAGGACCATTCCGCTGGGTAGCTCTTTCTGGTGATCCAGAAGATATTTATAAAACAGATGAAGTAATTTTACGAGAATTCGCTGACAATGAGCATTTATGTAACTGGATTCGTATGGCGCGTCAACAAGTGGAGTTCCAAGGGCTTCCATCACGTATTTGTTGGCTAGGTTACGGTGAGCGTGCGAAGTTTGGCCGCATCATTAATGAAATGGTGGCAAATGGTGAATTATCAGCACCGATCGTTATTGGTCGTGACCATTTAGATTGCGGTTCAGTAGCATCTCCAAACCGTGAAACAGAAGCGATGAAAGACGGTAGTGATGCAGTAGCAGACTGGCCAATTTTAAATGCATTAATTAATAGTGTAAACGGTGCGAGTTGGGTATCTGTTCACCACGGTGGCGGCGTTGGTATGGGTTATTCACTTCACGCTGGAATGGTTATTGTTGCAGATGGAACAGAAGCAGCAGCAAAACGTATTGAGCGCGTATTAACTTCTGACCCTGGTATGGGTATTGTTCGTCACGTTGATGCAGGATATGACTTAGCAGTGGAAACTGCGAAAGAAAAAGGCGTTAACATTCCAATGATGAAATAA
- the hutI gene encoding imidazolonepropionase codes for MLDTLLINIGQLLTMDQEDGLLRREAMNTLPVIENGVVGIENDVITFVGTAEEAKGLQAKEVIDCGGKMVSPGLVDPHTHLVFGGSRENEIALKLQGVPYLEILEQGGGILSTVNATKQASKEELVQKAKFHLDRMLSFGVTTVEAKSGYGLDDETEWKQLEATAQLQKEHPIDLVSTFLGAHAVPKEYKGRSKEFLQWMLDLLPEMKEKQLAEFVDIFCETGVFSVEESKEFLLKAKELGFDVKIHADEIDPLGGAEAAAEIGAASADHLVGASDKGIEMLANSNTVATLLPGTTFYLNKESFARGRKMIDEGVAVALATDFNPGSCPTENIQLIMSIAMLKLKMTPEEVWNAVTVNSSYAINRGDVAGKIRVGRKADLVLWDAYNYAYVPYHYGVSHVNTVWKNGNIAYTRGEQSWSTATI; via the coding sequence ATGCTGGACACTTTACTAATAAATATCGGTCAATTACTAACAATGGATCAAGAAGATGGCTTGTTAAGGCGGGAAGCGATGAACACGCTTCCTGTTATCGAAAACGGTGTGGTTGGAATTGAAAATGATGTAATCACTTTCGTTGGAACAGCGGAAGAAGCGAAAGGACTTCAGGCGAAAGAAGTTATTGATTGCGGCGGGAAAATGGTTTCTCCTGGTCTTGTTGATCCGCATACTCATCTTGTATTTGGTGGATCTCGCGAAAATGAAATCGCACTAAAATTACAAGGAGTTCCGTACTTAGAAATTTTAGAACAAGGCGGAGGTATTCTTTCAACTGTAAATGCAACGAAACAGGCGTCGAAGGAAGAACTTGTTCAAAAAGCGAAATTCCATTTAGACCGTATGCTATCTTTCGGAGTTACTACTGTAGAAGCGAAGAGCGGTTACGGATTAGATGATGAGACGGAATGGAAACAATTAGAGGCAACAGCACAATTACAAAAAGAGCATCCGATCGATTTAGTTTCCACATTTTTAGGTGCTCATGCAGTTCCGAAAGAATATAAAGGTAGATCGAAAGAATTTTTACAATGGATGTTAGACTTATTGCCAGAAATGAAAGAGAAGCAATTAGCGGAGTTCGTTGATATTTTCTGTGAAACAGGTGTGTTCTCTGTCGAAGAATCAAAAGAGTTTTTATTAAAAGCGAAAGAGCTTGGCTTTGATGTGAAAATTCATGCGGATGAAATAGACCCTCTTGGTGGTGCGGAAGCAGCGGCAGAAATTGGTGCAGCATCAGCGGACCATTTAGTTGGCGCTTCTGATAAAGGGATTGAAATGCTTGCAAACTCGAATACAGTAGCAACATTATTACCAGGAACAACTTTCTATTTAAATAAAGAAAGCTTTGCTCGTGGTCGTAAAATGATTGATGAAGGTGTTGCAGTTGCGTTAGCTACAGACTTTAACCCAGGTAGCTGTCCAACTGAAAATATTCAGCTTATTATGAGCATTGCGATGCTAAAACTGAAAATGACACCAGAAGAAGTGTGGAATGCCGTAACGGTTAACTCATCATATGCCATTAACCGTGGTGATGTAGCTGGGAAAATTAGAGTTGGTCGTAAGGCAGATTTAGTTTTATGGGATGCTTATAATTATGCTTACGTACCGTATCATTACGGCGTAAGTCATGTGAATACAGTATGGAAGAATGGTAATATTGCATATACAAGAGGTGAACAATCGTGGAGCACGGCCACTATTTAA
- a CDS encoding class I SAM-dependent methyltransferase, whose product MTKRKDIHFRIEEKLLERFESALQYEGLKKTDVLTHAIQQFCTKVECEKMNDVKRQYSVSNNLQTRIDTHKHYEEKQVNLDEIVIEHLQLQGEESILEVGCASGKFLSLLQTNGHKGPLTGLDQSEAMLAQAAKTNNLIEWKRGDANKLPFETNCYDLIIARHMLYHVKDVETTIQGLHKVIRPGGSLLATTNSNDTLPRIIEMCNRMLDAFDLPKTTSSVTPFCLENGKEILQSVFPTVEETVIHNALVFHHATPIVNYISSMFPSLNIPDNMYLQAEMKEWLTEEINKELSLHNGIWRDPKTLVIYRCKKEKS is encoded by the coding sequence ATGACGAAGCGAAAAGATATTCATTTTCGAATTGAAGAAAAATTACTTGAAAGGTTTGAATCTGCACTTCAATATGAAGGTTTAAAGAAAACCGACGTATTAACACATGCGATTCAGCAATTTTGCACGAAGGTGGAATGTGAAAAAATGAATGATGTAAAACGGCAATATAGCGTCAGTAACAATTTACAAACACGTATCGATACGCATAAACATTACGAAGAAAAACAAGTGAATTTAGATGAAATCGTTATTGAACATTTACAACTTCAAGGGGAAGAAAGCATATTAGAGGTTGGGTGCGCTAGTGGAAAATTCCTTTCCCTTTTACAAACAAATGGTCATAAAGGCCCATTAACCGGGTTGGATCAATCCGAAGCTATGCTTGCTCAAGCTGCTAAGACGAATAACTTAATAGAATGGAAACGAGGGGATGCTAATAAACTTCCTTTTGAAACAAATTGTTATGACCTAATAATTGCAAGACATATGTTATACCATGTGAAAGACGTTGAAACAACAATTCAAGGATTACATAAAGTAATTCGTCCCGGCGGCTCACTTTTAGCTACAACAAATTCTAACGATACACTACCTCGTATAATTGAAATGTGTAACCGCATGTTAGACGCATTTGATTTACCGAAAACAACATCATCAGTCACTCCATTTTGTTTAGAAAACGGTAAAGAGATATTACAATCCGTTTTTCCAACTGTTGAAGAAACAGTTATTCATAATGCGCTCGTTTTTCATCATGCTACCCCAATAGTAAACTATATTTCTAGCATGTTTCCATCGCTAAATATACCCGATAATATGTATCTTCAAGCCGAGATGAAAGAATGGCTAACAGAAGAAATCAACAAGGAATTATCTCTCCATAACGGTATATGGCGCGATCCAAAAACGTTAGTAATTTATCGGTGTAAAAAAGAAAAAAGCTAG
- the hutP gene encoding hut operon transcriptional regulator HutP, producing MLLQGTHRIGRMAMLLALADENESPVLSIPKGWKYCTGKVGSMNSQKVVAAMETAAKSNQVIETDVYRETHALYHAIMEALYGVTRGQIQLADVLRTVGLRFAIVRGRPYDGKKEGEWVAVALYGTIGAPVKGSEHEAIGLGINHI from the coding sequence ATGCTTCTCCAAGGAACACATCGAATTGGTCGTATGGCCATGTTGTTGGCACTTGCGGATGAGAATGAAAGCCCTGTATTATCTATTCCAAAAGGTTGGAAGTATTGTACGGGGAAAGTGGGTTCGATGAATTCGCAAAAAGTTGTAGCAGCAATGGAAACAGCGGCTAAGAGCAACCAAGTTATTGAAACAGATGTTTACAGAGAAACACATGCACTTTATCATGCAATTATGGAAGCATTGTACGGAGTGACGAGAGGTCAAATTCAGTTAGCAGACGTTCTTCGTACAGTAGGACTTCGATTTGCGATTGTGCGCGGTAGACCATACGACGGAAAAAAAGAAGGCGAATGGGTTGCTGTTGCGCTATATGGAACGATTGGTGCACCTGTAAAAGGATCTGAGCATGAGGCGATTGGTTTAGGAATTAATCACATATGA